The following coding sequences lie in one Hippopotamus amphibius kiboko isolate mHipAmp2 chromosome 17, mHipAmp2.hap2, whole genome shotgun sequence genomic window:
- the TRPV3 gene encoding transient receptor potential cation channel subfamily V member 3 isoform X3 yields the protein MEPPAVKDATRKGPFSPFLRRENRGPRNAMNAHPKEMVSLMGKKATFPSGNPAILQEKRPAEITPTTKSAHFFLEIEGFEPNPTVTKTSPPIFSKPMDSNIRQCLPGNSDDMDSPQSPQDDVTETPSNPNSPSADLAKEEHKHKKKRLKKRIFAAVSEGCVEQLLELLVELQELCKRRHSPDVPDFLMHKLTASDTGKTCLMKALLNINSNTKKIVRILLAFAEEHNILDRFINAEYTEEAYEGQTALNIAIERRQRDITAELIAAGADVNAHAKGVFFNPKYKHEGFYFGETPLALAACTNQPEIVQLLMENEQTDITSQDSQGNNILHALVTVAEDFKTQNDFVKRMYDMILLRSGNWELETMRNNDGLTPLQLAAKMGKAEILKYILSREIKEKRLRSLSRKFTDWAYGPMSSSLYDLTNVDTMTDNSVLEIIVYNTNIDNRHEMLTLEPLHTLLHMKWKKFAKYMFFLSFCFYFFYNITLTLISYYRPREEEALPHPLALTHKMGWLQLLGRMFVLIWAMCISVKEGMAIFLLRPSDLQSILSDAWYHFVFFFQAMLVILSVFLYLFAYKEYLACLVLAMALGWANMLYYTRGFQSMGIYSVMIQKVILHDVLKFLFVYIVFLLGFGVALASLIEKCSKDKKDCSSYGSFSDAVLELFKLTIGLGDLNIQQNSKYPILFLFLLITYVILTFVLLLNMLIALMGETVENISKESERIWRLQRARTILEFEKMLPEWLRSRFRMGELCKVAEKDFRLCLRINEVKWTEWKTHVSFLNEDPGPGRRTADFNKIQDSSRSNSKTTLNAFEEIDEFPETSV from the exons ATGGAGCCGCCAGCGGTCAAGGATGCGACACGTAAGGGACCGTTCAGCCCATTTCTCAGAAGGGAAAACCGAGGCCCACGGAATG CCATGAATGCCCACCCCAAGGAGATGGTGTCCCTCATGGGCAAAAAAGCCACCTTTCCCAGTGGGAACCCTGCCATCCTGCAGGAGAAGAGGCCAGCGGAGATCACCCCTACCACGAAGAG TGCACACTTCTTCCTGGAGATAGAAGGGTTCGAGCCCAACCCCACGGTCACCAAGACCTCTCCCCCCATTTTCTCCAAGCCCATGGATTCCAACATCCGGCAGTG CCTCCCTGGCAACTCTGATGACATGGACTCCCCACAGTCTCCTCAGGATGACGTGACAGAGACCCCATCCAATCCCAATAGTCCCAG TGCAGACCTGGCCAAGGAAGAGCACAAGCACAAAAAGAAGCGGCTGAAGAAACGCATCTTTGCGGCTGTGTCGGAAGGCTGCGTGGAGCAGCTGCTGGAGTTGCTGGTGGAGCTGCAGGAGCTGTGCAAGCGGCGCCACAGCCCGGATGTGCCTG ACTTCCTCATGCACAAGCTGACGGCCTCGGACACGGGGAAGACCTGCCTGATGAAGGCCTTGTTAAACATCAACTCCAACACCAAGAAGATTGTGCGGATCCTGCTGGCCTTCGCCGAGGAACACAACATTCTAGACAGGTTCATCAACGCCGAGTACACGGAGGAGGCCTATGAAG GGCAGACGGCGCTGAACATCGCCATCGAGCGCCGGCAGAGAGACATCACCGCGGAGCTCATAGCGGCCGGCGCCGACGTCAACGCCCACGCCAAGGGGGTCTTCTTCAACCCCAAGTACAAGCACGAAGGCTTCTACTTCG gtgaGACACCCCTGGCCCTGGCAGCCTGCACCAACCAGCCCGAGATTGTGCAGCTTCTGATGGAGAATGAGCAGACGGACATCACCTCGCAGGACTCGCAGGGAAACAACATCCTCCATGCGCTGGTGACGGTGGCTGAGGACTTCAAGACGCAGAATGACTTCGTCAAGCGCATGTACGACATGATCCTGCTGAGGAGCGGCAACTGGGAGCTGGAGACCATGCGCAACAACGACGGCCTCACGCCGCTGCAGCTGGCCGCCAAGATGGGCAAGGCCGAG ATCCTGAAGTACATCCTCAGCCGTGAGATCAAGGAGAAGCGGCTCCGGAGCCTGTCCAGGAAGTTCACTGACTGGGCATACGGGCCCATGTCGTCCTCACTCTACGACCTCACCAACGTGGACACCATGACCGACAACTCGGTGCTGGAAATCATCGTCTACAACACCAACATCGAC AATCGGCACGAGATGCTGACCCTGGAGCCCCTGCATACGCTGCTGCATATGAAGTGGAAGAAGTTTGCCAAGTACATGTTCTTCCTGTCCTTCTGCTTCTATTTCTTCTACAACATCACCCTGACCCTCATCTCTTACTACCGCCCCCGGGAGGAGGAG gccCTACCGCACCCCTTGGCCCTCACGCACAAGATGGGGTGGCTGCAGCTCTTGGGAAGGATGTTTGTGCTCATCTGGGCCATGTGCATTTCTGTGAAAGAG GGCATGGCGATCTTCCTGCTGAGACCCTCAGACCTGCAGTCCATCCTCTCAGATGCCTGGTATCACTTTGTCTT TTTTTTCCAAGCTATGCTTGTGATACTGTCTGTCTTCTTGTACTTGTTTGCCTACAAAGAGTACCTCGCCTGCCTTGTGCTGGCCATGGCCCTGGGCTGGGCGAACATGCTTTACTACACGCGGGGGTTCCAGTCCATGGGCATATACAGCGTCATGATCCAGAAG gTTATTTTGCATGATGTTCTGAAGTTCTTGTTTGTATATATCGTGTTCTTACTTGGATTTGGAGTAG CTCTGGCCTCGCTGATTGAGAAGTGTTCCAAGGACAAAAAGGACTGCAGCTCCTATGGCAGCTTCAGCGACGCGGTGCTGGAACTCTTCAAACTCACCATAGGCCTGGGCGACCTGAACATCCAGCAGAACTCCAAATATCCCATCCTCTTCCTATTCCTGCTCATCACCTATGTCATCCTCACCTTCGTCCTCCTTCTCAATATGCTGATTGCCCTGATGGGGGAGACCGTGGAGAACATCTCCAAGGAGAGTGAGCGCATCTGGCGCCTACAG AGAGCCAGGACGATCTTGGAGTTTGAGAAAATGTTACCAGAATGGCTGAGGAGCAGATTCCGGATGGGAGAGCTGTGTAAAGTGGCAGAGAAAGATTTCCGACTGTGTTTGCG GATCAACGAGGTGAAGTGGACTGAATGGAAAACTCACGTCTCCTTTCTCAATGAAGATCCAGGGCCTGGAAGACGGACAG cagaTTTCAACAAAATCCAAGATTCTTCCAGGAGCAACAGCAAAACCACCCTCAATGCATTTGAGGAAATAGATGAATTTCCGGAAACTTCAGTGTAG
- the TRPV3 gene encoding transient receptor potential cation channel subfamily V member 3 isoform X1: protein MEPPAVKDATRKGPFSPFLRRENRGPRNAMNAHPKEMVSLMGKKATFPSGNPAILQEKRPAEITPTTKSCEPSGLACTWPRVSTQRGGRPQQQGCKTHRWTGPAPALMALLGCPSSAHFFLEIEGFEPNPTVTKTSPPIFSKPMDSNIRQCLPGNSDDMDSPQSPQDDVTETPSNPNSPSADLAKEEHKHKKKRLKKRIFAAVSEGCVEQLLELLVELQELCKRRHSPDVPDFLMHKLTASDTGKTCLMKALLNINSNTKKIVRILLAFAEEHNILDRFINAEYTEEAYEGQTALNIAIERRQRDITAELIAAGADVNAHAKGVFFNPKYKHEGFYFGETPLALAACTNQPEIVQLLMENEQTDITSQDSQGNNILHALVTVAEDFKTQNDFVKRMYDMILLRSGNWELETMRNNDGLTPLQLAAKMGKAEILKYILSREIKEKRLRSLSRKFTDWAYGPMSSSLYDLTNVDTMTDNSVLEIIVYNTNIDNRHEMLTLEPLHTLLHMKWKKFAKYMFFLSFCFYFFYNITLTLISYYRPREEEALPHPLALTHKMGWLQLLGRMFVLIWAMCISVKEGMAIFLLRPSDLQSILSDAWYHFVFFFQAMLVILSVFLYLFAYKEYLACLVLAMALGWANMLYYTRGFQSMGIYSVMIQKVILHDVLKFLFVYIVFLLGFGVALASLIEKCSKDKKDCSSYGSFSDAVLELFKLTIGLGDLNIQQNSKYPILFLFLLITYVILTFVLLLNMLIALMGETVENISKESERIWRLQRARTILEFEKMLPEWLRSRFRMGELCKVAEKDFRLCLRINEVKWTEWKTHVSFLNEDPGPGRRTADFNKIQDSSRSNSKTTLNAFEEIDEFPETSV, encoded by the exons ATGGAGCCGCCAGCGGTCAAGGATGCGACACGTAAGGGACCGTTCAGCCCATTTCTCAGAAGGGAAAACCGAGGCCCACGGAATG CCATGAATGCCCACCCCAAGGAGATGGTGTCCCTCATGGGCAAAAAAGCCACCTTTCCCAGTGGGAACCCTGCCATCCTGCAGGAGAAGAGGCCAGCGGAGATCACCCCTACCACGAAGAG CTGTGAGCCTTCTGGGCTTGCCTGTACCTGGCCAAGAGTGAGCACTCAGCGAGGTGGGCGTCCTCAGCAGCAGGGTTGCAAGACACACAGGTGGACGGGCCCTGCTccagctctaatggccttgctTGGCTGCCCCTCCAGTGCACACTTCTTCCTGGAGATAGAAGGGTTCGAGCCCAACCCCACGGTCACCAAGACCTCTCCCCCCATTTTCTCCAAGCCCATGGATTCCAACATCCGGCAGTG CCTCCCTGGCAACTCTGATGACATGGACTCCCCACAGTCTCCTCAGGATGACGTGACAGAGACCCCATCCAATCCCAATAGTCCCAG TGCAGACCTGGCCAAGGAAGAGCACAAGCACAAAAAGAAGCGGCTGAAGAAACGCATCTTTGCGGCTGTGTCGGAAGGCTGCGTGGAGCAGCTGCTGGAGTTGCTGGTGGAGCTGCAGGAGCTGTGCAAGCGGCGCCACAGCCCGGATGTGCCTG ACTTCCTCATGCACAAGCTGACGGCCTCGGACACGGGGAAGACCTGCCTGATGAAGGCCTTGTTAAACATCAACTCCAACACCAAGAAGATTGTGCGGATCCTGCTGGCCTTCGCCGAGGAACACAACATTCTAGACAGGTTCATCAACGCCGAGTACACGGAGGAGGCCTATGAAG GGCAGACGGCGCTGAACATCGCCATCGAGCGCCGGCAGAGAGACATCACCGCGGAGCTCATAGCGGCCGGCGCCGACGTCAACGCCCACGCCAAGGGGGTCTTCTTCAACCCCAAGTACAAGCACGAAGGCTTCTACTTCG gtgaGACACCCCTGGCCCTGGCAGCCTGCACCAACCAGCCCGAGATTGTGCAGCTTCTGATGGAGAATGAGCAGACGGACATCACCTCGCAGGACTCGCAGGGAAACAACATCCTCCATGCGCTGGTGACGGTGGCTGAGGACTTCAAGACGCAGAATGACTTCGTCAAGCGCATGTACGACATGATCCTGCTGAGGAGCGGCAACTGGGAGCTGGAGACCATGCGCAACAACGACGGCCTCACGCCGCTGCAGCTGGCCGCCAAGATGGGCAAGGCCGAG ATCCTGAAGTACATCCTCAGCCGTGAGATCAAGGAGAAGCGGCTCCGGAGCCTGTCCAGGAAGTTCACTGACTGGGCATACGGGCCCATGTCGTCCTCACTCTACGACCTCACCAACGTGGACACCATGACCGACAACTCGGTGCTGGAAATCATCGTCTACAACACCAACATCGAC AATCGGCACGAGATGCTGACCCTGGAGCCCCTGCATACGCTGCTGCATATGAAGTGGAAGAAGTTTGCCAAGTACATGTTCTTCCTGTCCTTCTGCTTCTATTTCTTCTACAACATCACCCTGACCCTCATCTCTTACTACCGCCCCCGGGAGGAGGAG gccCTACCGCACCCCTTGGCCCTCACGCACAAGATGGGGTGGCTGCAGCTCTTGGGAAGGATGTTTGTGCTCATCTGGGCCATGTGCATTTCTGTGAAAGAG GGCATGGCGATCTTCCTGCTGAGACCCTCAGACCTGCAGTCCATCCTCTCAGATGCCTGGTATCACTTTGTCTT TTTTTTCCAAGCTATGCTTGTGATACTGTCTGTCTTCTTGTACTTGTTTGCCTACAAAGAGTACCTCGCCTGCCTTGTGCTGGCCATGGCCCTGGGCTGGGCGAACATGCTTTACTACACGCGGGGGTTCCAGTCCATGGGCATATACAGCGTCATGATCCAGAAG gTTATTTTGCATGATGTTCTGAAGTTCTTGTTTGTATATATCGTGTTCTTACTTGGATTTGGAGTAG CTCTGGCCTCGCTGATTGAGAAGTGTTCCAAGGACAAAAAGGACTGCAGCTCCTATGGCAGCTTCAGCGACGCGGTGCTGGAACTCTTCAAACTCACCATAGGCCTGGGCGACCTGAACATCCAGCAGAACTCCAAATATCCCATCCTCTTCCTATTCCTGCTCATCACCTATGTCATCCTCACCTTCGTCCTCCTTCTCAATATGCTGATTGCCCTGATGGGGGAGACCGTGGAGAACATCTCCAAGGAGAGTGAGCGCATCTGGCGCCTACAG AGAGCCAGGACGATCTTGGAGTTTGAGAAAATGTTACCAGAATGGCTGAGGAGCAGATTCCGGATGGGAGAGCTGTGTAAAGTGGCAGAGAAAGATTTCCGACTGTGTTTGCG GATCAACGAGGTGAAGTGGACTGAATGGAAAACTCACGTCTCCTTTCTCAATGAAGATCCAGGGCCTGGAAGACGGACAG cagaTTTCAACAAAATCCAAGATTCTTCCAGGAGCAACAGCAAAACCACCCTCAATGCATTTGAGGAAATAGATGAATTTCCGGAAACTTCAGTGTAG
- the TRPV3 gene encoding transient receptor potential cation channel subfamily V member 3 isoform X4, translating to MEPPAVKDATRKGPFSPFLRRENRGPRNAMNAHPKEMVSLMGKKATFPSGNPAILQEKRPAEITPTTKSAHFFLEIEGFEPNPTVTKTSPPIFSKPMDSNIRQCLPGNSDDMDSPQSPQDDVTETPSNPNSPSADLAKEEHKHKKKRLKKRIFAAVSEGCVEQLLELLVELQELCKRRHSPDVPDFLMHKLTASDTGKTCLMKALLNINSNTKKIVRILLAFAEEHNILDRFINAEYTEEAYEGQTALNIAIERRQRDITAELIAAGADVNAHAKGVFFNPKYKHEGFYFGETPLALAACTNQPEIVQLLMENEQTDITSQDSQGNNILHALVTVAEDFKTQNDFVKRMYDMILLRSGNWELETMRNNDGLTPLQLAAKMGKAEILKYILSREIKEKRLRSLSRKFTDWAYGPMSSSLYDLTNVDTMTDNSVLEIIVYNTNIDNRHEMLTLEPLHTLLHMKWKKFAKYMFFLSFCFYFFYNITLTLISYYRPREEEALPHPLALTHKMGWLQLLGRMFVLIWAMCISVKEGMAIFLLRPSDLQSILSDAWYHFVFFFQAMLVILSVFLYLFAYKEYLACLVLAMALGWANMLYYTRGFQSMGIYSVMIQKVILHDVLKFLFVYIVFLLGFGVALASLIEKCSKDKKDCSSYGSFSDAVLELFKLTIGLGDLNIQQNSKYPILFLFLLITYVILTFVLLLNMLIALMGETVENISKESERIWRLQRARTILEFEKMLPEWLRSRFRMGELCKVAEKDFRLCLRINEVKWTEWKTHVSFLNEDPGPGRRTDFNKIQDSSRSNSKTTLNAFEEIDEFPETSV from the exons ATGGAGCCGCCAGCGGTCAAGGATGCGACACGTAAGGGACCGTTCAGCCCATTTCTCAGAAGGGAAAACCGAGGCCCACGGAATG CCATGAATGCCCACCCCAAGGAGATGGTGTCCCTCATGGGCAAAAAAGCCACCTTTCCCAGTGGGAACCCTGCCATCCTGCAGGAGAAGAGGCCAGCGGAGATCACCCCTACCACGAAGAG TGCACACTTCTTCCTGGAGATAGAAGGGTTCGAGCCCAACCCCACGGTCACCAAGACCTCTCCCCCCATTTTCTCCAAGCCCATGGATTCCAACATCCGGCAGTG CCTCCCTGGCAACTCTGATGACATGGACTCCCCACAGTCTCCTCAGGATGACGTGACAGAGACCCCATCCAATCCCAATAGTCCCAG TGCAGACCTGGCCAAGGAAGAGCACAAGCACAAAAAGAAGCGGCTGAAGAAACGCATCTTTGCGGCTGTGTCGGAAGGCTGCGTGGAGCAGCTGCTGGAGTTGCTGGTGGAGCTGCAGGAGCTGTGCAAGCGGCGCCACAGCCCGGATGTGCCTG ACTTCCTCATGCACAAGCTGACGGCCTCGGACACGGGGAAGACCTGCCTGATGAAGGCCTTGTTAAACATCAACTCCAACACCAAGAAGATTGTGCGGATCCTGCTGGCCTTCGCCGAGGAACACAACATTCTAGACAGGTTCATCAACGCCGAGTACACGGAGGAGGCCTATGAAG GGCAGACGGCGCTGAACATCGCCATCGAGCGCCGGCAGAGAGACATCACCGCGGAGCTCATAGCGGCCGGCGCCGACGTCAACGCCCACGCCAAGGGGGTCTTCTTCAACCCCAAGTACAAGCACGAAGGCTTCTACTTCG gtgaGACACCCCTGGCCCTGGCAGCCTGCACCAACCAGCCCGAGATTGTGCAGCTTCTGATGGAGAATGAGCAGACGGACATCACCTCGCAGGACTCGCAGGGAAACAACATCCTCCATGCGCTGGTGACGGTGGCTGAGGACTTCAAGACGCAGAATGACTTCGTCAAGCGCATGTACGACATGATCCTGCTGAGGAGCGGCAACTGGGAGCTGGAGACCATGCGCAACAACGACGGCCTCACGCCGCTGCAGCTGGCCGCCAAGATGGGCAAGGCCGAG ATCCTGAAGTACATCCTCAGCCGTGAGATCAAGGAGAAGCGGCTCCGGAGCCTGTCCAGGAAGTTCACTGACTGGGCATACGGGCCCATGTCGTCCTCACTCTACGACCTCACCAACGTGGACACCATGACCGACAACTCGGTGCTGGAAATCATCGTCTACAACACCAACATCGAC AATCGGCACGAGATGCTGACCCTGGAGCCCCTGCATACGCTGCTGCATATGAAGTGGAAGAAGTTTGCCAAGTACATGTTCTTCCTGTCCTTCTGCTTCTATTTCTTCTACAACATCACCCTGACCCTCATCTCTTACTACCGCCCCCGGGAGGAGGAG gccCTACCGCACCCCTTGGCCCTCACGCACAAGATGGGGTGGCTGCAGCTCTTGGGAAGGATGTTTGTGCTCATCTGGGCCATGTGCATTTCTGTGAAAGAG GGCATGGCGATCTTCCTGCTGAGACCCTCAGACCTGCAGTCCATCCTCTCAGATGCCTGGTATCACTTTGTCTT TTTTTTCCAAGCTATGCTTGTGATACTGTCTGTCTTCTTGTACTTGTTTGCCTACAAAGAGTACCTCGCCTGCCTTGTGCTGGCCATGGCCCTGGGCTGGGCGAACATGCTTTACTACACGCGGGGGTTCCAGTCCATGGGCATATACAGCGTCATGATCCAGAAG gTTATTTTGCATGATGTTCTGAAGTTCTTGTTTGTATATATCGTGTTCTTACTTGGATTTGGAGTAG CTCTGGCCTCGCTGATTGAGAAGTGTTCCAAGGACAAAAAGGACTGCAGCTCCTATGGCAGCTTCAGCGACGCGGTGCTGGAACTCTTCAAACTCACCATAGGCCTGGGCGACCTGAACATCCAGCAGAACTCCAAATATCCCATCCTCTTCCTATTCCTGCTCATCACCTATGTCATCCTCACCTTCGTCCTCCTTCTCAATATGCTGATTGCCCTGATGGGGGAGACCGTGGAGAACATCTCCAAGGAGAGTGAGCGCATCTGGCGCCTACAG AGAGCCAGGACGATCTTGGAGTTTGAGAAAATGTTACCAGAATGGCTGAGGAGCAGATTCCGGATGGGAGAGCTGTGTAAAGTGGCAGAGAAAGATTTCCGACTGTGTTTGCG GATCAACGAGGTGAAGTGGACTGAATGGAAAACTCACGTCTCCTTTCTCAATGAAGATCCAGGGCCTGGAAGACGGACAG aTTTCAACAAAATCCAAGATTCTTCCAGGAGCAACAGCAAAACCACCCTCAATGCATTTGAGGAAATAGATGAATTTCCGGAAACTTCAGTGTAG
- the TRPV3 gene encoding transient receptor potential cation channel subfamily V member 3 isoform X2: protein MEPPAVKDATRKGPFSPFLRRENRGPRNAMNAHPKEMVSLMGKKATFPSGNPAILQEKRPAEITPTTKSCEPSGLACTWPRVSTQRGGRPQQQGCKTHRWTGPAPALMALLGCPSSAHFFLEIEGFEPNPTVTKTSPPIFSKPMDSNIRQCLPGNSDDMDSPQSPQDDVTETPSNPNSPSADLAKEEHKHKKKRLKKRIFAAVSEGCVEQLLELLVELQELCKRRHSPDVPDFLMHKLTASDTGKTCLMKALLNINSNTKKIVRILLAFAEEHNILDRFINAEYTEEAYEGQTALNIAIERRQRDITAELIAAGADVNAHAKGVFFNPKYKHEGFYFGETPLALAACTNQPEIVQLLMENEQTDITSQDSQGNNILHALVTVAEDFKTQNDFVKRMYDMILLRSGNWELETMRNNDGLTPLQLAAKMGKAEILKYILSREIKEKRLRSLSRKFTDWAYGPMSSSLYDLTNVDTMTDNSVLEIIVYNTNIDNRHEMLTLEPLHTLLHMKWKKFAKYMFFLSFCFYFFYNITLTLISYYRPREEEALPHPLALTHKMGWLQLLGRMFVLIWAMCISVKEGMAIFLLRPSDLQSILSDAWYHFVFFFQAMLVILSVFLYLFAYKEYLACLVLAMALGWANMLYYTRGFQSMGIYSVMIQKVILHDVLKFLFVYIVFLLGFGVALASLIEKCSKDKKDCSSYGSFSDAVLELFKLTIGLGDLNIQQNSKYPILFLFLLITYVILTFVLLLNMLIALMGETVENISKESERIWRLQRARTILEFEKMLPEWLRSRFRMGELCKVAEKDFRLCLRINEVKWTEWKTHVSFLNEDPGPGRRTDFNKIQDSSRSNSKTTLNAFEEIDEFPETSV, encoded by the exons ATGGAGCCGCCAGCGGTCAAGGATGCGACACGTAAGGGACCGTTCAGCCCATTTCTCAGAAGGGAAAACCGAGGCCCACGGAATG CCATGAATGCCCACCCCAAGGAGATGGTGTCCCTCATGGGCAAAAAAGCCACCTTTCCCAGTGGGAACCCTGCCATCCTGCAGGAGAAGAGGCCAGCGGAGATCACCCCTACCACGAAGAG CTGTGAGCCTTCTGGGCTTGCCTGTACCTGGCCAAGAGTGAGCACTCAGCGAGGTGGGCGTCCTCAGCAGCAGGGTTGCAAGACACACAGGTGGACGGGCCCTGCTccagctctaatggccttgctTGGCTGCCCCTCCAGTGCACACTTCTTCCTGGAGATAGAAGGGTTCGAGCCCAACCCCACGGTCACCAAGACCTCTCCCCCCATTTTCTCCAAGCCCATGGATTCCAACATCCGGCAGTG CCTCCCTGGCAACTCTGATGACATGGACTCCCCACAGTCTCCTCAGGATGACGTGACAGAGACCCCATCCAATCCCAATAGTCCCAG TGCAGACCTGGCCAAGGAAGAGCACAAGCACAAAAAGAAGCGGCTGAAGAAACGCATCTTTGCGGCTGTGTCGGAAGGCTGCGTGGAGCAGCTGCTGGAGTTGCTGGTGGAGCTGCAGGAGCTGTGCAAGCGGCGCCACAGCCCGGATGTGCCTG ACTTCCTCATGCACAAGCTGACGGCCTCGGACACGGGGAAGACCTGCCTGATGAAGGCCTTGTTAAACATCAACTCCAACACCAAGAAGATTGTGCGGATCCTGCTGGCCTTCGCCGAGGAACACAACATTCTAGACAGGTTCATCAACGCCGAGTACACGGAGGAGGCCTATGAAG GGCAGACGGCGCTGAACATCGCCATCGAGCGCCGGCAGAGAGACATCACCGCGGAGCTCATAGCGGCCGGCGCCGACGTCAACGCCCACGCCAAGGGGGTCTTCTTCAACCCCAAGTACAAGCACGAAGGCTTCTACTTCG gtgaGACACCCCTGGCCCTGGCAGCCTGCACCAACCAGCCCGAGATTGTGCAGCTTCTGATGGAGAATGAGCAGACGGACATCACCTCGCAGGACTCGCAGGGAAACAACATCCTCCATGCGCTGGTGACGGTGGCTGAGGACTTCAAGACGCAGAATGACTTCGTCAAGCGCATGTACGACATGATCCTGCTGAGGAGCGGCAACTGGGAGCTGGAGACCATGCGCAACAACGACGGCCTCACGCCGCTGCAGCTGGCCGCCAAGATGGGCAAGGCCGAG ATCCTGAAGTACATCCTCAGCCGTGAGATCAAGGAGAAGCGGCTCCGGAGCCTGTCCAGGAAGTTCACTGACTGGGCATACGGGCCCATGTCGTCCTCACTCTACGACCTCACCAACGTGGACACCATGACCGACAACTCGGTGCTGGAAATCATCGTCTACAACACCAACATCGAC AATCGGCACGAGATGCTGACCCTGGAGCCCCTGCATACGCTGCTGCATATGAAGTGGAAGAAGTTTGCCAAGTACATGTTCTTCCTGTCCTTCTGCTTCTATTTCTTCTACAACATCACCCTGACCCTCATCTCTTACTACCGCCCCCGGGAGGAGGAG gccCTACCGCACCCCTTGGCCCTCACGCACAAGATGGGGTGGCTGCAGCTCTTGGGAAGGATGTTTGTGCTCATCTGGGCCATGTGCATTTCTGTGAAAGAG GGCATGGCGATCTTCCTGCTGAGACCCTCAGACCTGCAGTCCATCCTCTCAGATGCCTGGTATCACTTTGTCTT TTTTTTCCAAGCTATGCTTGTGATACTGTCTGTCTTCTTGTACTTGTTTGCCTACAAAGAGTACCTCGCCTGCCTTGTGCTGGCCATGGCCCTGGGCTGGGCGAACATGCTTTACTACACGCGGGGGTTCCAGTCCATGGGCATATACAGCGTCATGATCCAGAAG gTTATTTTGCATGATGTTCTGAAGTTCTTGTTTGTATATATCGTGTTCTTACTTGGATTTGGAGTAG CTCTGGCCTCGCTGATTGAGAAGTGTTCCAAGGACAAAAAGGACTGCAGCTCCTATGGCAGCTTCAGCGACGCGGTGCTGGAACTCTTCAAACTCACCATAGGCCTGGGCGACCTGAACATCCAGCAGAACTCCAAATATCCCATCCTCTTCCTATTCCTGCTCATCACCTATGTCATCCTCACCTTCGTCCTCCTTCTCAATATGCTGATTGCCCTGATGGGGGAGACCGTGGAGAACATCTCCAAGGAGAGTGAGCGCATCTGGCGCCTACAG AGAGCCAGGACGATCTTGGAGTTTGAGAAAATGTTACCAGAATGGCTGAGGAGCAGATTCCGGATGGGAGAGCTGTGTAAAGTGGCAGAGAAAGATTTCCGACTGTGTTTGCG GATCAACGAGGTGAAGTGGACTGAATGGAAAACTCACGTCTCCTTTCTCAATGAAGATCCAGGGCCTGGAAGACGGACAG aTTTCAACAAAATCCAAGATTCTTCCAGGAGCAACAGCAAAACCACCCTCAATGCATTTGAGGAAATAGATGAATTTCCGGAAACTTCAGTGTAG